CATCAAGGTAGACATCAGCGGGAAACACGTATATCCCGGCCTGATAGATGTGAATTCTCAGCTTGGGCTGATCGAGATCAATTCGGTGCGCGGCACTCTGGATATTCAGGAAAAGGGGAATATCAACCCGGATGTCCGGGCAGAAGCATCTCTGAATCCTGATTCGGAGCGCATCCCGGTCACACGCTCCAACGGCATCGCCCTGGCTGCTGCGCTTCCCTCCGGCGGAGTAGTTTCCGGAAAAGCGGCTCTTTTCATGCTCGACGGCTGGACTTGGGAAAGCATGATCCTTAAAGCTCCGGTCGGTATGGTGATCAGCGGGCCGAACATGGATGTGCTCGAAAAGGCTTTCACCGAAGCCCTGGCTTATAAGGCCGCCCGTGAGGCTGCAGGGAAGAAAGAAACGCCATTCCACAAAACCGATGTGCGCTGGGAAGCCATGCTGCCGGTTCTTAAAGGGGAGCTGCCGGTCTGGATGTGGGCAAATTCCCTTCCGGAAATTGAATCGGCGGTTGAGTGGGCCGACCGTGAAAAAGTGAAACTGGTCATCTTTGGCGGACTGGAATCGCCCCTGGCCGCCGATCTCTTGAAAAGAAAGAACATCCCGGTGGTGGTAACTCCGATCCTCAGTCTTCCCCGGGGAAGGGATGATGATTATGATGAACCGTTCACTGTTCCTGCAAAACTTTTCCGGGCGGGAGTGAAATTCTGCATCTCCGGTTCAAGCGCCGAAGGCAACGATCGGAATTTACCCTACCATGCGGCCATGGCGGCGGCCTATGGCCTTCCGAAGGAGGAGGCGCTGAAATCGGTGACTCAATATGCCGCGGAGATTCTGGGCGCTGCCGACCGGGTGGGAACTTTGGCGAAGGGGAAGGATGCCACGCTTATTGTTGCCAGCGGCGACCCTTTGGAAATAACCACCCAGATAGAAAAAATGTATATCCAGGGGCGGGATATCGACCTGAACAACAAGCAGAAGATACTCTACCGAAAATATCAGGAAAAATACCGCCAGCTTTCGGGGAAATAGTGATGAAATCTGAAATCTGAAATAACGCGCGGGGCAGGTTTTACTCTTCCCCCGAACCAGGCCAGGAAAAGGTAACTTTTACCGTCCAAATGCTTTTTTCATTGCCTCTTTTTGCGTGTCATTCAGAATATCATTCATCTTCTGCCATGCTCCTTGATCCACAGGGAGTTCTTTGAACTGGTCAATCTGTTTCTGAATGAGCGGGCATTTGAGGTTTTCCAGGATGACGACCAGAAAAAGAGAGCGAGGAGTTTCCGGTATATCGTTCCTCGCCGGCATAACACCGAGCGC
This window of the Candidatus Latescibacter sp. genome carries:
- a CDS encoding amidohydrolase family protein encodes the protein MNMLNKAKVVSLFIITLILFCSIARGSDQIPAAAQKQPIALVGGVIHPVDGAVIEKGTVLFEKGKITALGADIRIPSDAIKVDISGKHVYPGLIDVNSQLGLIEINSVRGTLDIQEKGNINPDVRAEASLNPDSERIPVTRSNGIALAAALPSGGVVSGKAALFMLDGWTWESMILKAPVGMVISGPNMDVLEKAFTEALAYKAAREAAGKKETPFHKTDVRWEAMLPVLKGELPVWMWANSLPEIESAVEWADREKVKLVIFGGLESPLAADLLKRKNIPVVVTPILSLPRGRDDDYDEPFTVPAKLFRAGVKFCISGSSAEGNDRNLPYHAAMAAAYGLPKEEALKSVTQYAAEILGAADRVGTLAKGKDATLIVASGDPLEITTQIEKMYIQGRDIDLNNKQKILYRKYQEKYRQLSGK